A stretch of the Saccharolobus caldissimus genome encodes the following:
- a CDS encoding zinc ribbon domain-containing protein: MGYPYYPPPNPYGQPYGAQNPMMAMMACNQPVGLGGQQQIIPVNYPINLQYVVQQIQMFLMGQGFQVFPIVSQNMAVIQAQHTSLLGTLTDQNKAYTIRICQGPGFVMIETGIANLLQDLLVAAGTFLITDELLHSKLAELAGGAIDIYGIYKEYAQEQQLMNMIMMIISSAPPAYQQPYGQLPYGQPYPPYGQPYQQSYPTQQPSTQVMRQPITQNTQQQKQINKIRCWNCGYENDEDARFCINCGASLLPIKCPKCNHINPPGSKYCGNCGYNLQQLTQQKQ, translated from the coding sequence ATGGGATATCCATATTATCCTCCACCAAACCCTTACGGCCAACCATATGGAGCTCAAAATCCAATGATGGCTATGATGGCATGTAATCAACCAGTAGGTCTAGGAGGGCAGCAACAAATAATACCAGTAAATTACCCAATAAATCTACAATATGTTGTACAACAAATACAAATGTTCCTAATGGGTCAAGGTTTTCAGGTCTTTCCCATAGTTTCCCAAAACATGGCAGTAATTCAAGCACAGCATACTAGTTTATTGGGCACGTTAACGGATCAAAATAAGGCTTATACTATAAGGATTTGCCAAGGGCCAGGGTTTGTAATGATAGAAACGGGAATTGCTAATTTACTCCAAGATTTACTTGTCGCAGCTGGAACTTTTCTTATCACTGATGAACTTTTACATAGCAAATTAGCCGAATTAGCCGGTGGTGCAATAGATATTTACGGCATATATAAGGAATATGCACAAGAGCAACAATTAATGAATATGATAATGATGATAATATCCAGTGCACCTCCAGCATACCAACAACCTTATGGACAGCTACCTTACGGACAACCTTATCCCCCTTATGGTCAACCTTATCAGCAATCATACCCAACGCAGCAACCTAGTACCCAGGTGATGAGACAACCTATTACACAAAATACACAGCAACAAAAGCAAATTAATAAAATAAGGTGTTGGAATTGTGGATATGAAAATGACGAAGATGCTAGGTTCTGTATAAATTGTGGTGCATCGTTGCTACCAATAAAGTGTCCTAAGTGTAATCATATTAATCCACCTGGATCTAAATACTGTGGAAATTGTGGATATAATTTACAACAATTGACTCAACAGAAACAATAG